GTCTTGCTGAACGAATTTCTGAAGCGGGTAATACATCTTTTTTATCGATGTTAGTACCTACGCCAAATTGAAATGGAGACTTGCAATCTATATACGTATTGTAAGCTACAACAACATCTGTAACTTGGTTGTAACGGTTTAAAGGTGACTTTGGAATACCATTCATCACGGCTAAAGCACTTCTAAATTCATTACCTCTTATTTTATAGAAGTAATTATTGGTAATCCAATGTCCGGTATTAATTACACGAATACCTCCTATAAATTCAGAATTATCATTCCCTATAAAAACGTTACCATCAATAGTACAATAATTTCCATGTCTTAAAACTAAAGACCCCTCACTCTCAAAAAAGATATTATTTCTGTATTCGTTAAAATTAGATTTGTTTGAAATTATTTCTACTTCACCATTACATTTATCAAAAAAATTATTTGAAACATTCGTATATGAGGGTGTCATTGAAGTGTAACTATCGCCAATTTGCAAAGTTTCACCGTGTGGTCCTCCTTTACGAGGCCTTGGTCCAAAATGATTAAAAACAATTTGATGGTAATTATAGACATTCTCATTCCCATTTAAGAATACTCTTACCGTTGGTCCAAAATTTGATTTACCAACTATATTACAATGATCTAATTGATTGTGCCTACCCCATAATTCTACCCAATGATCTGTATCTTCTCTATTTGGTTGTGTAAACTCATCTATAACGCAATTCGTAATTCTACTATAGTTTGCAAGAGAGTCATTATTAATTTTAAATTGAATAACACTTTTAGTTGGCGTGTGTCCATTTTTAAAATGTAAATCTTTAACTACAAGATATTTTCCTCCTATTCTTAAATTGGAAACTCCTTCTATGGTAACTTTACCAGCTGTTTCTGCACGTAATATGATCGGATTTTCTTTTGTTCCTTCTCCATAAAACTTAATTTGAATATCGTTCCAAACTCCATTTTTCATTATAATCTCGCTACCTGCTTTCGCATTGAATATGGCCTCTTGCAACTCTGCTTGAGTGCTAACTTTTGAAGTTTGTGCGGTTAATATTTCTTGGTAAGAAAAGAACGTAAAAGTTAAAAATAAAAGGATAAGACTTTTTTTCATGCTATTTGGTTTATGTAATATTCAGAATGAATACCATTTTGGGATAGTAACTATTCAGTGTAATAAAAGCACTAAAAGATTGCGTTAATTGGTTTTCCAAACTGGTTTACCAAATATACGGCTATTTGTTGTATTATTGAATTTTTAACTTTTTTTTCAATTTAATAAAATTTGTTAAGGAAAGATTTATCATTAATACAAAAGAGAATAAATTTACTTAAGGTATCTAAGCTCAAAAACATTTATATATTGTTTGGAAACTTCAGAATTCAAGTGCAGATAGCTATAGCTTTATAAGCTATAGATTAATAACTATTAGCAATAATATCATATGCCAAACGCTCATCTGCTGATAATTTATATTTACTCCGTGTATTCTTATAAGGATTAGGGTTCGGAACTTGTTTCTTGTCTATCGCATTAAAGACTGCAGGATGTACATAATAATTTTTACAAACAGTTGGTGTGTTTCCTAATTCTTCGGCTACCATTTTTATAACTATATTACTAAATTTTTTTCGAGACCTTTTTTTTTGACCATTTAAAGCATGACCATAACATTCAATAGCCAATCTACTTCCGGACCAAGTTCTAAAATCTTTACTCGAAAAATTATCTCCCATAAATTTAGAAATATACGCATTGACTTCTTCACTATCTACATCTTGAAAAACTCCTTCTTTATCTTCGTATCTAAATATTTCATAACCTGGCTGGCTAGCGGCTTCTTTGATAAAAGGAATTAGGTCTATATCGTCAATATGTACTTCTCTTTCTTGGTTACTTTTACCTTTATAGTTAAAGATTAACTCATCATCTTTAAAATTCAAATGTTTTCTACGTAATGTGGTTAGCCCAAATGTTTCATTTTCATTGCGATAGTGTTTATTGCCTATTCTAATTCCATATTCATCCAGTATCAAAATAATTAAAGCTAGCAATTTACGCTTAGTCCACTCTTTAGACTGAAGATCTTTATAGGCTCTTTTTCTTATTTTAGGAAGATAATCTGCAAAGTCTAACATTTTTCTAAACTTAGCCTCCTGCCTATTTTTCTCATATACGGAGTGATAAATATACTGTTTACGACCTTTCAAATCTCGCCCTATGGCTTGTATATGTCCGTCATCAAATTGACAAATAAAAACATCTGACCACATTGGAGGTATCACAAGGTTTCTAAGCCTCTTTAAAATCTTTTTATCAACTATTTTAGATGCATCTTCGTTATAAAAAGCAAAACCTTTTCCGCTTTTTTTTCTAGAAATACACATTGCCGAATCATCTACTTCTTTAATTTTGATTATGGAACAACTATTAAACTCAATTGGATAAAGT
This genomic stretch from Cellulophaga algicola DSM 14237 harbors:
- a CDS encoding DNA topoisomerase IB; protein product: MCISRKKSGKGFAFYNEDASKIVDKKILKRLRNLVIPPMWSDVFICQFDDGHIQAIGRDLKGRKQYIYHSVYEKNRQEAKFRKMLDFADYLPKIRKRAYKDLQSKEWTKRKLLALIILILDEYGIRIGNKHYRNENETFGLTTLRRKHLNFKDDELIFNYKGKSNQEREVHIDDIDLIPFIKEAASQPGYEIFRYEDKEGVFQDVDSEEVNAYISKFMGDNFSSKDFRTWSGSRLAIECYGHALNGQKKRSRKKFSNIVIKMVAEELGNTPTVCKNYYVHPAVFNAIDKKQVPNPNPYKNTRSKYKLSADERLAYDIIANSY